The DNA window CACATCGCCATCGCCTCCGACAGGCCTACCCTCACGTCGGCTATAGAGGGCCATGGCGCAATCCTCGATGAGCGCGAGGCGGTGACGGCGGCAGAGGGCCAGAATCTCGGTGAGGTCCTGCGGGATTCCGTAGTAGTGAATAACGTACAAGGCTCGCGTTTCCGGCCCCACCTGCTGTTCGATGGTCCGTGCGTCGAGCGTCAGGCCCCGTCCCACACCATAGAATGAAATGCCCATGCCGGCAGCCGACAACACGTCGAGTTCGATCCCGCAATGATAGGCCGGAAAAAGCACCTGGCTGCCGGCTTCCAATCTGAGAGCTTTGAGCGCATGCCACAGGGCGTTGCTTCCCCGAAAATAGAAGCGGGTCCGCTCCGGCGTAAACGGTTCGGGCCACAGGCGCGGCCGAAGGGCGGACTGAACCGCCTGCTTCGTCAAGCGCGGGAGCGGATGGGCATGAATGGGCGGATTCGAGTCAGTCATATACCCCGGCTTCTTGCGTGGGCGTCGCTCTCGGCCGGAGCAAGTCACGCACGACGCGGGCGCCGCGCAGCAACCTCGAGCGGGCTCCCTCGTGAAAACATTCGATCTTGAGATACCGTTCCGCGTGCGATGTCCACCGTTGAACGTAGGGCCACGTCATCAAACAGTCGATTCTGTCCGCACCGCTGCGCCAGGTGTCGCGCAGATACTCCTGCATCATCACCATTCCCGGCGAATGTTTCGCGAACTGGACGTTGTGTTTCGTGACAAGGGCGAACGAGGTGCGCCCCAGGTCCACGGAAAACCAGCCGGCTACGGGCTTGCCGTCCACCGTCATGAGTCTCACTTCGGCCGCGCCGCTCCTGGAGAATTCCTTCCCGAGAAACAAACCCGCTTCGGCCGAGACCCGGTCGCTCTCCGGCGACTGCTCCTGTTTGTGCCGGTGATTGTCCTCCTGAAGGCTGTAGACGATCCGAAGCTGCCGATCGACTTCGGCGGGTTCCCTCGTACAGTGAAACTCCAGGGCACCGGCCCGCCGCAAACGGTTCTCGTTATTGCGCAGATGCTTGCGGAAGTGCACCCCGCAAGAATGCAGAAAATCTTCCCACTCCCTTTGGATCGGCATCACCGAAGCTTGATTGAACGATTCCCACGCGCCTAGGGACAGTCCGTTCGGAAGACCGAGCCGGGGCAACGCCGCCACCGTACGCGATTGTTCGGCCACCCCCTCGAACCGGGCAAGATCCCAATCCTGCCGATGCTCGGACAGGTACGCCAACATGGCCGCAAGCACCTGATCCGACTCGTCCGCCACCACGAAATC is part of the Nitrospiraceae bacterium genome and encodes:
- a CDS encoding GNAT family N-acetyltransferase — encoded protein: MLTVTRLATDGEFSAVGNEWNALLRDSKQHDLLLTHEWFTMCRRWFCSEHELYVLIVRQDGRLVGFAPLQIRRVMRCGITLRQLCFLHESLPWYRGDFVVADESDQVLAAMLAYLSEHRQDWDLARFEGVAEQSRTVAALPRLGLPNGLSLGAWESFNQASVMPIQREWEDFLHSCGVHFRKHLRNNENRLRRAGALEFHCTREPAEVDRQLRIVYSLQEDNHRHKQEQSPESDRVSAEAGLFLGKEFSRSGAAEVRLMTVDGKPVAGWFSVDLGRTSFALVTKHNVQFAKHSPGMVMMQEYLRDTWRSGADRIDCLMTWPYVQRWTSHAERYLKIECFHEGARSRLLRGARVVRDLLRPRATPTQEAGVYD